TCGTCGTAACCGCCTCCCAAGGTAGGACCAGCCCCTCTCTCACCGTTCCTTCCCCGGAAGACAGCCGCGCCGAGTTGGCGAAGGTGCCGGGCGGTGCGGAAACGGTCGATGCCGAGCGCTATCTCACCGGCCGCGCCAGCACCGTGGCGGATACCTTCGCGCTCTCGGCCGGCGTGTTCGCCCAGCCGCGCTTCGGCTCGGATGAAGCTCGCCTTTCCATCCGCGGCTCCGGCTTGCAGCGGACCTTCCACGGCCGCGGACTCCGGGTGCTTCAGGATGGCGTGCCGATCAACCTCGCGGACGGCGGCTTCGACTTCCAGGCCCTCGATCCACTATCCGCATCGTACATCAATGTGTGGCGCGGTGCGAACTCGCTTGCCTACGGGTCCGCTACTTTGGGCGGTGCGATCGACTACGTCTCCCGTACCGGCCTGACTTCGCCCGGATACTCCTTGCGCATGGAAGGCGGCTCCTTCGATTACCTCCGAACGCGGGTGGCGGCGGGCCTGTCCGAAGGCCCGCTCGATGCCTATTTCAGCCTTTCGCATCAATCGCAGGAAGGCTTCCGCAATCACTCGGAACAAGATGCCCAGCGGCTCTTCGCGAACTTCGGCTGGAAGATTGCCGACAACATCGAGACACGCCTCTACGTCACCGCGCTCACCACCGATTCCCGTCTCCCGGGCAATCTGACCAAGCGCGAACTGGAGACGGATCCCAAGATGGCCGCTCCTAACAACCTTCTCCAGGACCAGCGCCGCGACTTCGAACTCTACCGCCTCGCCAGCAAGACCACGGCCACCTATGACAACACCACCGTGGATCTGATCGCGGCTTGGACCTACAAGGATCTCAACCACCCGATCTTCCAAGTCATCGACCAGAAGTCGAACGATGCGCTCCTCGGCTTCGCGATCACGAACACCGATGACCTCTTCGGCCTCGGCCACCGCATTCGTGCCGGTGTGAACTACTCCCGCGGCGAGACCCATGCGGCGAACTACCTGAATGTCGGCGGCCAACGCGGGGCGCTTGTGCAAAAGGACGACCAGACTTCACAGAACCTCGAGACCTATCTCGAAAGCCAGCTTGAACTCGGCTACGGCTTCACCTCCGTGCTCGGTGCCGCTGCCTCGCGGAACGAGCGCGAAACCCGCCGCATCTTCGGCGCTACCCCGCCGAATAGCAGCTACGACCGAACCTACGACGACCTCGCGCCCAAAGTCGGCCTGCGCTGGGAGCATGAGGACATCCAAGTCTATGCGAACGTCAGTGGCAGCTACGAGCCGCCCTCCTTCAGCGAATCCGGTACCGCCGTCGTGGCGAACCGCGCGCAGGAAGCCACCAGCTACGAGCTCGGCACCCGCGGCACCCAAGCCTTCTTCCGCTGGGATGCCTCCGTCTATCATGCGCAGGTCGAGGACGAGTTGCTTACGGTCCAGCTCCCGCCGCCCGCAGCCATCGGTGCCACCGGCACCATCAATGCCGACCAGACGATCCACCAGGGCGTCGAACTCGCCACCGAGATCGATCTGTTAGGAAAATCCTGGCTGGAGAACCCCGCGCATCGTCTGGTCTTCCGCACCGCATGGACCTGGGGCGACTTCCACTTCGATGATGATCGCACCTACGGCGACAACCGCATCGCCGGTCTCCCCGAGCATCTGATCCGCGGCGAACTCCTCTGGGAAAACGACTGCGGCTGGTATGCCGGCCCCACCTTCGAGTGGGTTCCCACCAAGACCTGGGTCGATCATCGCAACACCCTTTCCGCCGACCCCTACGCCCTGCTCGGCTTCAAACTCGGCCGCCGTGTCGAGGAAGGCCTGTCCTGGTTCATCGAGGGCAAGAACCTCACCGACGAGCGCTACGCCGCCACCACCGGCGTCATCGAGAACGCCAACGGCACCGACCAACGCCAATTCCTCCCCGGAGACGGCCGCGGCGTCTTCACCGGCGTCGAATACCGCTGGTGAATCATAGACCGCCGCCAAGTGAGGGACAGGAGACTCAAACCCTTTTGTCCTCAGCTTTAGAGAAGCTGGAGGCGGAGGTGGGAATCGAACCCACGAATAGCGGTTTTGCAAACCGCAGTTAACAACGCTAGATGTGGATTTGCTGGCGTGCCATCCACTTACCATCCAAAACGCGCCTTGACGCACCGAAGCGAAAAGGGGCGAAAATGCTAGGCATGAGGAAGCCCAAGGCCCGGTCATGGACTGATCCCAAAACCGGCAGAGATTACCTTCGCGTTAGGTCGAGCGATGCCAACGGGAAGGTGATCGCACGCCTTTTCACCGATCCGGATGATGCCGACCGCTACATCGCTACCCTCACGAAGGAGCGGCAGCGGCATGGCCGAGCGGCGGCCGTCAATTCGGACGAGATCGACGCGCTCCGGGTTTGGCGGGAATACGTCGCAGCGGAGAGCACCGCCGGCCGTGACGCCCCGGCATTGCGCGACATCATCCGCCAAGCAATCGAGCGGCAGAAGGCTGGAGTGAAAAGTCCCGAGATCGGACAGCTTCGCGATCGCTTCCTCGAAGCGCGGGCTAGGGAAGAGCTTTCTCCGCGTCACTTGGTTGGTCTGAAGCACCGACTCAAGCGCTTCGTCTCGTACTTCGCCCCCGGTGACCTTGCCGGGGCCATCACTACGGAGGAGATCGAATCCGCCCTGAGCTCAATGCGGGCCGGCGGCTTGTCCGCGCAGACTGTGAAAGGAATCCGCACCGCAGCCCACGGGTTGTTCCAGTGGGGGATCGACCGCGGGCTGATCATCACGAACCCCGTGACCAAGGCGAAGGCAACCCAAGGTCACACAGGGCGAGGTCGGCACCATTACCCCCTCACAGCTTCTAGGATTGCTCAGGACGGCATTGCTGATCTGTCCGCGCCGTGCCCGCCTTGGCGACTTGGGCCTTCTGTGGGGCGCGTAGAGCGGAAATATGCCGACTCTCCTTCGAAGACTTGGATAGGAAGCGGATGGAGCTTCGAATTTCCGCCAAGGTGGCCAAGAGCGGGGTAGCGAGATTTGTGCCCATCCCTTCGGCCCTCGTTGCTTGGCTGGAAGCTGCCGAAGCAGCAGGAGTGGCCCCGGTGGGGAAGCTCGTTCCGGGGGGCTCCGAAGGCCGTTCGGAGGGCCAGATGATCCGCTGGCTGAAAGATGTGCGCGAAGAAGCAGGAATCGTCGATTGGCCGGCGAATGCCCTGCGGCACTCCTTCGCGTCGCACGCCTGCGCAATGCACGAGGACTTCGCGAAGGTCGCGGCTTGGCTTGGCCACGCGCGGGACCCTCGCTTGCTCGTTGCAAGGTATCGCCATGCGGTGGCCAAAGATGCCGGGGCAAAATGGTTTGATGTTCAGCCTCCTAAATCGTCCGAACGGAGTCGCTCGCAAAGGGGCTCGGATAACGTGTTGAGAACCGCGTCATGAGTGAAAAGCGCTCGCACCCGCTCTCCCGGACACTTAGCGAGTGGGCAGAAGGCGCTACTCCCGTGGTGCCGTTCGCCCCGAGTGTTGAGGAGTTCCGTAAACTCATAGACCTCCCCAACGACTACTGGTTGCTAGCAGCCCCAACCGCAAAGCGTCGGATCGCGCAAACATACTTTCGCTCCAAGTACCTCGGATTGGCGCTTTGTGGGCGCGCTTGTCCTGTCGAAACTCATGAGCTGATTTATCTGGCCGCGGCAGGCAATTCGCGTGGATTCGCACTCGTCGATGCGGCCTTCTACGCTTGGGAATTGGGCCCAGTCGCCTTCGCCAAGTTTGGCTTGGCCACGCAATTGGAGGGCTTCCTTTCTGCGCTCGAAGATTGGACAAGGGTCTATCAATACGCTGAGCCATACGCTGGACTTGAATCATCGATCAAGGCCATCGAGCCGGACGCGCCGATCGATCCGGAAGAGAAGAAGTATTGGCTTCATGCAGCGCTGGAGCACTCGGCCAGCGCCGATGCGTTCGCAGACTCGGTTGCCGACATACAGCGCCGAAAGGTCGCGGCCGAAACCCGAAAGAAGAAACGGGGGACCAATAGGAAGGCCCCGGAGTTTCTCAATTTCGTCGCCTTCGGTTGGCTCCCGCGTTCCTTTTGGACAATGACGGCGGATGAAATCCTCTGGAAACTCGGTGGTGGCAACGATGCGGTTAGGTCCTCCGAGCGGATAAAGAGGGACATTAGCCGTCTAGGGTTCGGGAATTCGCACCGCTCGGACTACGGTGCGGTACTGGCAAAAATAATTGAAGATGCTTAGCATGTTGATTTCCAGTGTTATCCATCAGTGTCCCTAGGACAACGGTGGACCGTGGAAAAGGTGCACTGGGGCGTGTTTAGGCGCACCAATGCGCCATGGCCACCACACTACCGAATGACATGGACCCTGCATCGGATCAGGTCATCCATACCCGGAGATCGCTGGCGCAGCGTCTCTGCATTTCCCTGCGATCGGTCGATCACCTCCAGGCAAGGGGCATGCCTTGCCTGCGGATCGGGCGCAGTCGGCGATACATTGAATCCGAAGTGCTTGCTTGGCTTCGTCGCAAGGGAGGTGCGGCGTGAAAGGAGAAAGCCCCGCCAGCCGGGGACGGGGCAGATCTTCAAAACGCTTCTGAAGACTGTCACAGGAAACTTTGCAGCGCAAGCTGCCATCGTCGCCGCTGATGGGTCTGAGAGATCGGAAGACCTTCAGTCCAGCCGGTTCGAGGCGGCCCTTCATCGCGGTGAAAGGAGGGCCCCGTGACGTCTCCTACCTTCACGAGGTGCGGCCTTCCCCAATGGCTCTTGGATCACCTCGCCGCGCCGCCAAAGCACGGAGAGGGGGTTCACCAGTGGCTCTACAAGGTAGCCCGGCACCTTCACGCCCACCGAAAGCCGGAGGACATTGTGAATTTGCTCGCTGTGGCGGTTCAAGGCTGCGGCCGGCCTGTTTCCGAGCGCGAGATTCAAGAGGCGGTGCGGAATGCCTTGGCAACCGCGTGGCAGCCAAACTGCGCCCGCGAGGCCATAGTCGAGCCCGTGCAACGTAGGTGGCCGGCGCTTCATGCGGAAGCGAGATCCAAGGCTGTAGCCACCTCCGGAATCCTGGGCTTAGCCGATCTTTGGGACGCTAGCCCGACCCGCTGTGACTTGGATGCGACCGATGCCGAGTTCTTCGCGGATTCACTCTTTCCAGGCAACCCTCTGCTCTGCATTGGAGTCAGCAACTCCAATTTCAGAACGGCGCCGCGTGAAGACTTCCGTGGTCAGCTTTCGGAGCTTTCGCTCATCGTGCCTTCCCCAATGTCGATGGCGACCGGCCTCACCAAGGACGGCCGCATTTCGGCCCACACGCTGGACAACACCGGCCCTCGGCGCTTTCTCGTGACCGAATTTGACTCGGGTGCCGCTGACGAGCAGGCGGCGCTTATCTGGCATCTCCGGCAGTTTGCCCCGACTCTCGCTCTTGTCCTGTCTTCCGGCGGCAAGTCCCTCCACGCTTGGTGGAAGTGCCCTGAGGGGGAAGGTGGGATCGTAAGGGAGTTCATGCGCTACGCGGTTTCCATCGGCGCGGATCCGGCAACATGGACCCGATCTCAGTTCGTGCGACTCCCCCAAGGGTGGCGGGCCGACAAGGGAAAGCGCCAAGAGGTCGCATACTTCGATCCCTCCAAGCTTGGAAAGGAGGGTGGATGAAAACGGATGAATGGAAGAGTCCGCCAGACCCCGACGCAAAGGCCGCACAATCGTTCCCGATCACACGGGCGGATCTTTTGGAGGGCATGCATGTTGCGGCGGACTTTGTGGAAGGACTCCTGACCGATGGAGGCGCGAGCGTGGTCTATGGCGCATCCAACGTCGGCAAGAGCTTCTGGATTCTCGACCTTGCGGTGCATGTCGCAACCGGCAGAACATGGCGGGATGAAATCGAGGTGGACCAGGGCGCGGTGGTCTATGTGGCGCTCGAAGGCTCCAACGGGCTGAAGAACCGGCTTGAGGCACTCCGCCGCGAAGGACGCTTGCCGGATGATGCCCCTCTCTACGTCTGCACTGCCCCGGTGTCCTTGCTGGAAGCGAGCCATGCCCGGATGCTAGCCGAATCTGTAAAGGAGGCAGCGAGCCAATCAAACTTGCCCTGCCGCCTTGTGGTCCTCGACACGCTCGCAAGGGCGATGGCTGGGGGCGATGAGAACAAGGGGCAGGACATGACCTTTGCGGTTGCATCTATCGACGTCATCAGGGCGGCGACCGGGGCGCATGTCTGCGTGGTCCACCACTGCGGCAAGGATGAGGCAAGAGGAGCCCGCGGGCATTCCTCCCTCCGGGCTGCGGTTGATACCGAGATTGAAATCTTCCGTCCCGAGGGCGAGCGCGTCTCCACCGTCCGCGTGACCAAGCAGCGCGACCTTGAAGCAGGCGAACCGATGCCCTTCACGCTCCGGCAAGTAATGCTCGGCGCGAACCGCCGCGGGAAGCCCCTTACGTCCTGCGTGGTGCATCACGAGGACGAAATGATGGCGAGCAAGCCTAGGACGGCAGGCAGGAAGGCAACCTATCAGCCCGAAGCCATGCTCGCCTACCTCCCGGCGGCAAACGTGAAGGAGTGGCAGGAGCGGGCGAGCGAGGATTGCGGAGTATCCCGCTCGGTCTTCTACGAGTTGAAAAACGCCCTTCAGCAACGGAAGGCATACCGCGCTGAGGTGGGCACCGGGAGGTTGGTCAAGGAATGAGTCCGGAAAGTCCGGCAAGTCCAGAATTGGATCTTCGGATTATCGGACCAATGGAGTCCGGAAAGTCCGGTATATCTATAGATACCGGACTCCGGACTCCCCCCGATTCCGGAGCCGTCCGACCCATCCGTGGCCGGAGTGCATCCCATGTTCACCCCGCGGCCAAGAGATCGCGATAGGGGAGGTCCAAGCAGCTAGTTTCTAGCGGGCAGAAGGGATGGGCGACCTCAGCTCAAGGGTGCGCACTCGGCGACGTACTTCCGAAGGTCAGCTGCTAGAGCTATGGAGCTTTACGTCCCGATCGGAGGAGGGATTGGTGTTGATCGTGGAATCAGTGGCCGGATGAATTCCGGCTTGGCGACCAAGCGGAGGTGGATGGTGAAAGCCTCATTCTCGGCTCGTTCGATGGCTTCCGCAGTTCCGAACTTCTGGGCACTCTCACCAGTGAGTCCGGTTCCTCCTGCTTCGTTATCATCGCTGAGAGGTGCAGCACAAAGCCCTCCTGAATACGGCGATGATTCGGGAATGAAGGTGACGGAAATGAGACCAGTTTTCTCATTCTTGACGATACCGGCCCGGGCTCCTTCCGCAGTGCCTACCTTGAAGAAGGTGAAGCGGCCAGTATCATGGGCGGGCCGTTCGAGAACCACGAAATCCCGCGCGTTTACCCGCCACGTGCCAACGTCGTGGCCGTCGATTTCCACCTTTGCATCGCATCTCCGCTGACCCCCGTTTTCGAGGCGGATGGTGTAAGGTGAGCCATGGGCCATGGAAACGTATCCTTCGGAGAGTTCCTCTCCTTCGGGAATGTGGACGGAGTAATGACTGTGTTTCATAGCGGGTTCGGGCTCGGGATGGGCTGTTGATTCCAAGCGATTGGTTTCTTGCGCGGCTGCCTCTTTGAGCATTTGCGAGGGAAGAAGGAGAGCTATCAGGTAGGGAACCCCCGTGATGCCAGCGGCCCCCATGACCCACACCAACCATGCAGGAACCCGAGCGTCCTTGAGTCTCCTCCCAAGGGATCGGAACATCCAAAGGGCGGAACCAATCCATGCAGCAAGGGTCACAACCACCCCTGCGCCGTCTCGAAACGCCGCCGCGACAAAGCTGGTCACGGCAACTCCAATACAGTCGCGGAGAAACTCAAGTCGGTCGATCGGACCTCCTTTCTTCCACCCATGAAAAACCAAGGCGGCAGGAACTCCGCAAACTAACAGAACGGTGAGGATTTCTTCAAGCATGGGAGGAAGCCCGCACCAGGTGGCCCGGGAGTTCAGAAGTCATGACAGCATGACCGCACGGGCCTTTCAGGACCCCGCGATGCGAGGCCCCTTGGACATGCGCCGGTGCCTCCCGGACCCTTTGTCCGGTTGGCTGTCATGGGTTCTGACGCCCAGCCCACGCGATTGCGTGGCGCGACGGTTCAAGCACACGCTTTATTAATTTTCAAGAAGTCTTCTACTTGCGCTTCTCGTCATTCTTCGCCCGCAACTTCCCGTTCGCTTCCGCTACCTCTTCGTCGGTACTTTCTACACCTGCCGCGTGAGCGTATGCGGTTTCTCGAAAAGGGCGCGTTCGGGATTTTTTCGGGGGATTTGGGCAGCCACTGCTGCGCAGGACAAAGATCTGCTTCGTGGGAGGCCTGCAACGAGAGCACAGGACGTCTTAGTCGTTGCCTCTCGAATTGCCTG
The genomic region above belongs to Luteolibacter rhizosphaerae and contains:
- a CDS encoding helicase RepA family protein, whose amino-acid sequence is MKTDEWKSPPDPDAKAAQSFPITRADLLEGMHVAADFVEGLLTDGGASVVYGASNVGKSFWILDLAVHVATGRTWRDEIEVDQGAVVYVALEGSNGLKNRLEALRREGRLPDDAPLYVCTAPVSLLEASHARMLAESVKEAASQSNLPCRLVVLDTLARAMAGGDENKGQDMTFAVASIDVIRAATGAHVCVVHHCGKDEARGARGHSSLRAAVDTEIEIFRPEGERVSTVRVTKQRDLEAGEPMPFTLRQVMLGANRRGKPLTSCVVHHEDEMMASKPRTAGRKATYQPEAMLAYLPAANVKEWQERASEDCGVSRSVFYELKNALQQRKAYRAEVGTGRLVKE
- a CDS encoding tyrosine-type recombinase/integrase, whose product is MPALATWAFCGARRAEICRLSFEDLDRKRMELRISAKVAKSGVARFVPIPSALVAWLEAAEAAGVAPVGKLVPGGSEGRSEGQMIRWLKDVREEAGIVDWPANALRHSFASHACAMHEDFAKVAAWLGHARDPRLLVARYRHAVAKDAGAKWFDVQPPKSSERSRSQRGSDNVLRTAS
- a CDS encoding TonB-dependent receptor family protein, whose amino-acid sequence is MNSIRFSLLLAGILTPFHHAGAAPETEDPASKEETPLKEIVVTASQGRTSPSLTVPSPEDSRAELAKVPGGAETVDAERYLTGRASTVADTFALSAGVFAQPRFGSDEARLSIRGSGLQRTFHGRGLRVLQDGVPINLADGGFDFQALDPLSASYINVWRGANSLAYGSATLGGAIDYVSRTGLTSPGYSLRMEGGSFDYLRTRVAAGLSEGPLDAYFSLSHQSQEGFRNHSEQDAQRLFANFGWKIADNIETRLYVTALTTDSRLPGNLTKRELETDPKMAAPNNLLQDQRRDFELYRLASKTTATYDNTTVDLIAAWTYKDLNHPIFQVIDQKSNDALLGFAITNTDDLFGLGHRIRAGVNYSRGETHAANYLNVGGQRGALVQKDDQTSQNLETYLESQLELGYGFTSVLGAAASRNERETRRIFGATPPNSSYDRTYDDLAPKVGLRWEHEDIQVYANVSGSYEPPSFSESGTAVVANRAQEATSYELGTRGTQAFFRWDASVYHAQVEDELLTVQLPPPAAIGATGTINADQTIHQGVELATEIDLLGKSWLENPAHRLVFRTAWTWGDFHFDDDRTYGDNRIAGLPEHLIRGELLWENDCGWYAGPTFEWVPTKTWVDHRNTLSADPYALLGFKLGRRVEEGLSWFIEGKNLTDERYAATTGVIENANGTDQRQFLPGDGRGVFTGVEYRW